One Thauera sp. K11 DNA window includes the following coding sequences:
- a CDS encoding LysR family transcriptional regulator has protein sequence MDRHTEIRSFTLVAEKGSFAAAALAEGVTPVVMGRRLDALERRLGVKLMHRSTRGLTLTDLGEQFLEQCRQLLREFDAIETGISAGRTVVRGHLVVSAPAAFGRRHVAPHAPAFKALHPELRMSFNFTDSVVDLVREGYDMAIRIGEVTDPNYVAVRLYPNRRVVCGTPGYFERHGVPRVPEDLARYNCLAFNLQGGQQRGWSFMRDGRLFAVRVDGDLDCNDGELLYGWVKQGLGIGWRSTWEIQAELKRGELVTVLDEFAVPSYDIQAVYPQQRYLPAKVRRFIDHVKAIYNTPGYWEGGAA, from the coding sequence ATGGACCGCCACACCGAAATCCGCAGCTTCACCCTCGTCGCCGAGAAGGGCAGCTTCGCCGCCGCCGCGCTGGCCGAAGGGGTCACCCCCGTCGTGATGGGGCGCCGGCTCGACGCGCTCGAGCGGCGCCTGGGCGTCAAGCTGATGCACCGTTCCACGCGCGGGCTCACGCTCACCGACCTCGGCGAACAGTTCCTCGAACAGTGCCGCCAGTTGCTGCGCGAGTTCGATGCCATCGAGACCGGCATCAGCGCCGGGCGCACCGTCGTGCGCGGGCATCTCGTCGTCTCGGCGCCGGCGGCCTTCGGCCGGCGCCACGTCGCGCCGCATGCGCCCGCGTTCAAGGCGCTGCATCCCGAACTCAGGATGTCGTTCAACTTCACCGACAGCGTGGTGGACCTGGTGCGCGAGGGCTACGACATGGCGATCCGCATCGGCGAGGTCACCGACCCGAACTACGTCGCGGTGCGCCTGTATCCCAACCGGCGGGTGGTGTGCGGCACGCCCGGATACTTCGAGCGCCACGGCGTGCCGCGCGTGCCCGAGGATCTCGCGCGCTACAACTGCCTCGCCTTCAACCTGCAGGGCGGCCAGCAGCGCGGCTGGAGCTTCATGCGCGACGGCAGGCTGTTCGCGGTGCGGGTCGACGGCGACCTCGACTGCAACGACGGCGAACTGCTCTACGGCTGGGTCAAGCAGGGCCTGGGGATAGGATGGCGCTCCACCTGGGAGATCCAGGCCGAACTCAAGCGCGGCGAACTCGTCACCGTGCTCGACGAGTTCGCCGTGCCCAGCTACGACATCCAGGCGGTATATCCGCAGCAGCGCTACCTGCCGGCGAAGGTGCGGCGCTTCATCGATCACGTGAAGGCGATCTACAACACGCCCGGCTACTGGGAGGGCGGGGCGGCCTGA
- the gcl gene encoding glyoxylate carboligase, giving the protein MARMRAVDAAAAVMRKEGVGTVFGVPGAAINPLYSALKKNGGFNHILGRHVEGASHMAEGYTRANPGNIGVCIGTSGPAGTDMITGLYSASADSIPILCITGQAPRARLYKEDFQAVDIESIAKPVTKWAVTVREPALVPRVFQQAFHLMRSGRPGPVLIDLPFDVQMAEIEFDIDTYEPLPAYRPAATRAQAEKAMEMLDAAERPLIVAGGGVINADAAARLQEFAEITGVPVIPTLMGWGTIPDDHPLMAGMVGLQTSHRYGNATMLASDFVFGIGNRWANRHTGSVEVYTEGRKFVHVDIEPTQIGRVFGPDYGIVSDAGAALDRLLEVAREMKAAGRLRDRGAWVAECQERKRTLQRKTHFDDVPMKPQRVYEEMNRAFGKDTCYVSTIGLSQIAAAQFLHVYKPRHWINCGQAGPLGWTVPAALGVCAADPQRKVVAISGDYDFQFMIEELAVGAQFKLPYLHVLVNNAYLGLIRQSQRGFDMDYCVQLAFENINAPQTEGYGVDHVSVVEGLGCKAIRVRKPEDIQPAFAQARQWMEEFRVPVVVEIILERVTNISMGTEINAINEFEELAEKGADAPTAVSMLD; this is encoded by the coding sequence ATGGCCCGTATGAGAGCAGTCGACGCCGCCGCCGCGGTGATGCGCAAGGAAGGCGTGGGCACCGTGTTCGGCGTGCCCGGCGCCGCGATCAACCCGCTGTATTCGGCGCTGAAGAAGAACGGCGGCTTCAATCACATCCTCGGCCGCCACGTCGAGGGCGCCTCGCACATGGCCGAGGGCTACACCCGCGCCAACCCGGGCAACATCGGCGTGTGCATCGGCACCTCGGGCCCGGCCGGCACCGACATGATCACCGGCCTGTATTCGGCCTCCGCCGATTCCATTCCCATCCTGTGCATCACCGGCCAGGCGCCGCGCGCCCGCCTGTACAAGGAAGACTTCCAGGCAGTGGACATCGAATCGATCGCCAAGCCGGTGACCAAGTGGGCGGTGACCGTGCGCGAGCCCGCCCTGGTGCCGCGCGTGTTCCAGCAAGCCTTCCACCTGATGCGCTCGGGCCGCCCCGGGCCGGTGCTGATCGACCTGCCGTTCGACGTGCAGATGGCCGAGATCGAGTTCGACATCGACACCTACGAGCCGCTGCCGGCCTACAGGCCCGCCGCCACCCGCGCCCAGGCCGAAAAGGCGATGGAGATGCTCGACGCCGCCGAGCGCCCGCTGATCGTCGCCGGCGGCGGCGTGATCAACGCCGACGCCGCGGCCCGCCTGCAGGAATTCGCCGAGATCACCGGCGTGCCGGTGATCCCCACGCTGATGGGCTGGGGCACCATCCCCGACGACCATCCGCTGATGGCCGGCATGGTCGGCCTGCAGACCTCGCACCGCTACGGCAACGCGACGATGCTGGCCTCCGACTTCGTGTTCGGCATCGGCAACCGCTGGGCCAACCGCCACACCGGCTCGGTCGAGGTCTATACCGAAGGCCGCAAGTTCGTGCATGTCGACATCGAGCCGACGCAGATCGGCCGCGTGTTCGGCCCCGACTACGGCATCGTGTCCGATGCCGGCGCGGCGCTCGACCGCCTGCTGGAAGTGGCGCGCGAGATGAAGGCCGCCGGCCGGCTGCGCGACCGCGGCGCGTGGGTGGCGGAGTGCCAGGAACGCAAGCGCACCCTGCAGCGCAAGACCCACTTCGACGACGTGCCGATGAAGCCGCAGCGCGTGTACGAGGAAATGAACCGCGCCTTCGGCAAGGACACCTGCTACGTCAGCACGATCGGCCTGTCGCAGATCGCCGCGGCGCAGTTCCTGCACGTGTACAAGCCGCGCCACTGGATCAACTGCGGCCAGGCGGGCCCGCTCGGCTGGACCGTGCCGGCGGCGCTGGGCGTGTGCGCGGCCGACCCGCAGCGCAAGGTCGTGGCGATCTCCGGCGACTACGACTTCCAGTTCATGATCGAGGAGCTGGCGGTGGGCGCGCAGTTCAAGCTGCCCTACCTGCACGTGCTGGTGAACAACGCCTACCTCGGCCTGATCCGGCAGTCGCAACGCGGTTTCGACATGGACTACTGCGTGCAGCTCGCGTTCGAGAACATCAACGCGCCGCAGACCGAAGGCTACGGCGTCGACCACGTGTCGGTGGTCGAGGGCCTGGGCTGCAAGGCAATCCGCGTGCGCAAGCCCGAGGACATCCAGCCCGCGTTTGCCCAGGCCAGGCAGTGGATGGAAGAATTCCGCGTGCCGGTGGTCGTCGAGATCATCCTCGAGCGCGTCACCAACATCTCGATGGGCACCGAGATCAACGCCATCAACGAATTCGAGGAACTCGCAGAAAAAGGCGCCGACGCGCCGACCGCGGTCTCGATGCTCGATTGA
- the hyi gene encoding hydroxypyruvate isomerase, producing the protein MPKFAANLTMLFNEVAFLDRFQAAAEAGFKGVEYLFPYAFDKNELAGRLQQHGLAQVLHNLPAGNWEGGERGIACHPDRVGEFQDGVGRAIDYATTLGCKQVNCLAGIAPAGADADEVRATFVDNLRFAAGQLKEAGIRLLVEPINTYDIPGFYLNRTAQAIALLDEVGSDNLFVQYDIYHAQRMEGELGNTIARYLPRIAHIQLADNPGRNEPGTGEINYPWLFRHIDGLGYDGWIGCEYKPAAGTAAGLGWIETLAG; encoded by the coding sequence ATGCCGAAATTTGCCGCCAACCTGACCATGCTGTTCAACGAGGTCGCCTTCCTCGACCGCTTCCAGGCCGCCGCCGAAGCGGGCTTCAAGGGCGTGGAATACCTCTTCCCGTATGCCTTCGACAAGAACGAACTCGCCGGGCGCCTGCAGCAGCATGGCCTGGCCCAGGTGCTGCACAACCTGCCCGCCGGCAACTGGGAAGGCGGCGAGCGCGGCATCGCCTGCCACCCGGACCGCGTCGGCGAATTCCAGGACGGCGTGGGCCGCGCGATCGACTACGCCACCACGCTGGGCTGCAAGCAGGTCAACTGCCTGGCGGGTATCGCGCCGGCCGGCGCCGATGCCGACGAGGTGCGCGCCACCTTCGTCGACAACCTGCGCTTCGCCGCCGGGCAACTGAAGGAAGCCGGCATCCGGCTGCTGGTCGAGCCGATCAACACCTACGACATCCCCGGCTTCTACCTGAACCGCACCGCGCAGGCGATCGCCCTGCTCGACGAGGTCGGTTCCGACAACCTCTTCGTGCAGTACGACATCTACCACGCGCAGCGCATGGAAGGCGAACTCGGCAACACCATCGCCAGGTACCTGCCGCGCATCGCCCACATCCAGCTCGCCGACAACCCGGGCCGCAACGAGCCGGGCACCGGCGAGATCAACTACCCGTGGCTGTTCCGCCACATCGACGGGCTGGGCTACGACGGCTGGATCGGCTGCGAATACAAGCCGGCCGCCGGCACCGCCGCCGGCCTGGGCTGGATCGAGACGCTGGCCGGCTGA
- a CDS encoding 2-hydroxy-3-oxopropionate reductase — protein MANIGFIGLGIMGAPMAGHLIAGGHTVHTFTHGETPKTLIEAGAKTCADGAEVARNADIIITMVPDTPHVEDALFNPRGVAAGLSKGKIVVDMSSISPVATKEFARRINALGCEYLDAPVSGGEVGAKAASLTIMVGGSQATFDEVKPLFDLMGKNITLVGGNGDGQITKVANQIIVALNIEAVGEALLLAAKAGADPAKVRQALMGGFANSRILEVHGERMVKRTFDPGFRIELHQKDLNLALTTARQLGVSLPNTATAQELFNACAAHGGAGQDHSAMVRALERMANYEIGGR, from the coding sequence ATGGCAAACATCGGCTTCATCGGACTGGGCATCATGGGCGCCCCCATGGCGGGCCACCTCATCGCCGGCGGCCACACGGTCCACACCTTCACCCACGGCGAAACGCCGAAGACGCTGATCGAGGCGGGCGCGAAGACGTGCGCCGACGGTGCCGAAGTGGCGCGCAACGCCGACATCATCATCACCATGGTGCCGGACACGCCGCACGTCGAGGACGCGCTGTTCAACCCCAGGGGCGTCGCCGCCGGCCTGAGCAAGGGCAAGATCGTGGTCGACATGAGTTCGATCTCGCCGGTCGCGACCAAGGAATTCGCCAGGCGCATCAACGCGCTGGGCTGCGAATACCTCGACGCCCCGGTGTCGGGCGGCGAGGTCGGCGCCAAGGCCGCCAGCCTGACCATCATGGTCGGCGGCAGCCAGGCCACCTTCGACGAAGTGAAGCCGCTGTTCGACCTGATGGGCAAGAACATCACCCTGGTCGGCGGCAACGGCGACGGCCAGATCACCAAGGTCGCCAACCAGATCATCGTCGCGCTCAACATCGAGGCGGTGGGCGAGGCCCTGCTGCTGGCGGCGAAGGCCGGCGCCGATCCGGCCAAGGTGCGCCAGGCGCTGATGGGCGGCTTCGCCAACTCGCGCATCCTCGAAGTGCATGGCGAGCGCATGGTCAAGCGCACCTTCGATCCGGGCTTCCGCATCGAGCTGCACCAGAAGGATCTCAACCTGGCCCTGACCACCGCGCGCCAGCTCGGCGTGTCGCTGCCCAACACCGCCACCGCGCAGGAACTGTTCAACGCCTGCGCCGCGCACGGCGGCGCCGGCCAGGACCACTCGGCGATGGTGCGCGCGCTCGAGCGCATGGCCAACTACGAGATCGGCGGCAGGTAG